Part of the Planctomycetota bacterium genome, GGCGCCTCGAAGTTGTTGCGCTTGGGAGTGACCAGCGCGGATATCACGCTCACGGCGACGCAGCCGGATCCCGTGCAGAGGTCCAGGATGCGCAGCGGCGACCGCCCCGATTCCCTCGCCCACGCGACCGCGAGCTCCGTCATCCGTTCCGTGCTGGGCCGTGGGATCAGCGTGCTGCGGTCCACGAAATAGGGCTTGGCGTAGAACCAGGTCTCCCCCACCAGATATTGCACGGGCTCGTGCTCGGCGGCGCGGCGGACCAGCTCGCGCAGCCGGGCGAGCTCGCCGGCGTCCGCGTTTCGGTCGGCCTCCATGTAGAGGCGCGTCCGCTCGCAGCTCAGGACATGCCCCAGCAGCATCTCGGCGCAGAGGCGCGGCGCGTCGACGCCTTTGCCCGACAGGAAGTCCGCGATCCACGCCAACAGCCGCCGCGTTGTCCAGACCTCGTCGGAGGGGCCTTGTCGGGCGGTCGTTTCGGTCGGCTTTCGCGGCATGGTGTGCGGGACAAGTGTAAAGAGTGTGTTGCGTCGCGTTTCCGCTATGATTGTCCCCCCGCCCGAGCGCGAAAGGACCAGCCGGAAAAATGAAATCGAACCAGGAATTCCTTGAGAGCGTCGCCGCCATCGCGCGCGAGCGCAACGTCTTTGCCTCGATCGAGGTGAGGGACGATGCGCTGCGCTGCCGCGCACGCGACGTCGAGGAGGAGGCCTGGTATGTGGTGGAGCCGAAGGAGGGCGGCTGGACGGTCAGCCTGGTGACCTCCGACCGCTGGCTGAGCGAGAGCATCGAGACCGACCTCATGCACTTCGGAGATCCGCTCGAGGAGCTGATCGAGGAGGAGCTTGTGGAGCTCGGTTCGGATTTCAAGGTCGAAGCCCCCAAGCATTTTCGAAATGACGATCGCCAATATGTTTTCGTGAACCGGGTCTCGGTCACGGGCAGGTCCATCCCGGAAGATGCCGCAGTCGTGGCGAACTGGCTCCTGGCCTACGAGGCCGCGTTCCGCAATCTGGGCGACATGTCCGGCGCCGAGAAGGAATAGCCATGGGTCGACGCGTGCTCATGCTGGGCTGGGAATTTCCACCGTTCATCACGGGCGGACTTGGCACGGCGTGCTACGGCCTGACCAAGGCGCTGGATCGTCGCGGCGACGACATCACCTTCGTGCTGCCCAAGCACATCGACGGACAGTACGCCAGCCACGTGAAGCTGCTCTCGCCCGGCACCGACCTTTCCCATCCGTCGCTGCCTCCGCCGGAGGCCGTGCACCGCGACAATGTCGAGCGGCAAGTCGTCCACCAGGCCACCGATCTGATCGCCGCGAAGATGAAGGAGGCGATGGATCCCGCCGACGTCGCTGCGGCGGCGCAGGCCGCGGGGATCACCTCCATCGGGCTGCCCATGACGGCCAGCGCGCCCTACGGCTCCGGTCCGAACTCCTCGATGGTGCGGGCACTGCTCGGCTCCGCGGCGCTGCGCAAGTCGCTCCGCCTGCCCGATTGGCTCAGCGCCCAGACGCGGACCTGGCTCACCCACGAGCTCGCCCTGATGGACGCGATTCCGGAGTCCGAATCCACGCAGCAGATCCAGGCCCGCGCCGCCTCCAGCGCCGACTACGGCGGCAACCTGATCCAGGAGAGCGAGCAATACGCGCGCTTCTGCCTGCAGGCGACCCGCGGTCTGCGCTTCGACGTGATCCACGCCCACGACTGGCTCACCTATCCCGCGGGCCTCGCGGTGGCGCGGGCCACCGGGCGACCGCTGGTGGTGCACGTGCACAGCACCGAGTTCGACCGCTCCGGCGAGCACGTCAACCAGCCGCTCTACAACATCGAGCGCCGCGGCATGCACGGCGCGGTTCGCGTGATCACCGTGAGCATGCTCACCCGCAATTTGGTGGTGAACCGCTACGGCGTGAATCCCAACAAGGTGGATGTGGTCTACAACGGCGTCGACCTGGATCCCGCCGGCACCGGCGTGGAGCCGATCCGCCGCTCCGACAAGATCGTTCTCTACTTCGGCCGCATCACCATGCAGAAGGGCCCGGAGTACTTCATCTCCGCGGCCAAGCGCGTGCTCGATGTGATGGATGGCGTGAAGTTCGTGGTGGCCGGCAACGGCGACCAGGCGCAGCACATGATCGAAATGGCCGCCTCCATGGGCATCGGCAACAAGGTGCTCTTCACCGGCTTCCTGCGCGGCAAGGACATCCCCAAGGTCTTCGCCATGGCCGACCTCTATGTCATGCCCAGCGTCAGCGAGCCCTTCGGCATTGCGCCCCTGGAGGCCCTGGGCCACCGCGTGCCGGTGCTCATCAGCCGCACCAGCGGCGTGAGCGAGATCCTGACCAACGCGCTCAAGTGCAATTTCTGGGACATCGACGACATGGCCAACAAGATCGTCGCCGTGCTGCGCCATCCGCCGCTGCAGCGGACGCTGCGCGACAGCGGCTTCTTCGAGGTGCGCGGGATCACCTGGGACGGCGCCGCGGCCAAGGTCGACGCGGTCTACGAGCGGGCCATCTCGGCGGTGCACTAGCTGCCGGCCCCATCTAGAATCGAATTCCATGGGTCTCTTCTCCAAGCGTCCGAAGGCTGCCTCCGCGGTTTCCGTTGCGGCGAGCGCCGATCCGACTCTCGAGGCCCTGATTCAGGCCAAGGGCCGGGCCATCCTGGAGCGGGCCCGGTCGCGCAAGTCGGGCATGCTCAGCGCCCAGTTCTGGTCCGACAAGCTCATGGACTGGTCGATGAAAGATGCCGCGTTCAAGGTGCAGCTCTTCCGCTTCGTCGACGCGTTTCCCATGCTCAAGACGGCCGACCAGGTGCATGAACATCTCACCGATTACCTCACCCAGCCGGGCGTGAAGCTGCCGCCGGGACTGGACCTCGGTCTCAAGGCGGGCGGTCTGGCCAAGGGGCTCATGACCAAGACCATGAGCAACCAGATCACGGGCATGGCGGAGAAATTCATCGCCGGCACGGATGCCAAGAGCGCCCTGCCGCAACTGGAGCGAATGTGGAAGGAGGGCGTCGCCTTCAGCGTGGACCTGCTTGGCGAAGCCTGCGTGAGCGACGAGGAAGCCGCCGCCTACCAGGCGAAGTACCTCGATCTCGTCCGCAATCTTCCTCGGGCCGTCGCGGCGTGGCCGGCCAACGAGCGGCTGGAGCGCGACCATCTCGGCCCGATCGCGCGGACCAACGTCAGCATCAAGATCTCCTCGCTCTACGCGCGCACCGATCCGATCGACAGCGAGGGCTGCCTGCGCGGACTGATGACCCACCTGCGGCCAATCCTTGAGGCGGCGGTCGAGCACAAGGTGCTGGTGAATTTCGACATGGAACAGTTCGCCCTGAAGGACCTCACGATGGAGCTCTTCATGCGCTGCTGCGAGGCGGTCCCCTTCGAGGCGGGGCTGGCCATGCAGGCCTATCTGCGCAGCGGCGACGACGACGCGCGGCGCATTGCCACGTGGGCGAAGCGCACGGGCCGCGTGGTCACGGTGCGCCTGGTCAAGGGCGCCTACTGGGACTACGAGACCATCCACGCCGAGCAACAGGGCTGGCCCTGCCCGGTGTGGTCCACGAAAGCGCAGACGGATGCATGTTTTGAACGCATGCAGAAGATCTACCTTGAGCACTGCCCGC contains:
- the prmC gene encoding peptide chain release factor N(5)-glutamine methyltransferase, coding for MPRKPTETTARQGPSDEVWTTRRLLAWIADFLSGKGVDAPRLCAEMLLGHVLSCERTRLYMEADRNADAGELARLRELVRRAAEHEPVQYLVGETWFYAKPYFVDRSTLIPRPSTERMTELAVAWARESGRSPLRILDLCTGSGCVAVSVISALVTPKRNNFEAPAPAIEVSALATDLVPAALTLGTRNASRHGQEARIDFRVSDLFESIAAKERGTFDLITANPPYISDEEFARCAPNVRKYEPETALRGGVDGLRVVEPLLLQAAGWLRPGGRLLVEIAASQGAAVELLARSQPELKFLGVEKDGDGLDRILVADRK
- a CDS encoding glycosyltransferase, with product MGRRVLMLGWEFPPFITGGLGTACYGLTKALDRRGDDITFVLPKHIDGQYASHVKLLSPGTDLSHPSLPPPEAVHRDNVERQVVHQATDLIAAKMKEAMDPADVAAAAQAAGITSIGLPMTASAPYGSGPNSSMVRALLGSAALRKSLRLPDWLSAQTRTWLTHELALMDAIPESESTQQIQARAASSADYGGNLIQESEQYARFCLQATRGLRFDVIHAHDWLTYPAGLAVARATGRPLVVHVHSTEFDRSGEHVNQPLYNIERRGMHGAVRVITVSMLTRNLVVNRYGVNPNKVDVVYNGVDLDPAGTGVEPIRRSDKIVLYFGRITMQKGPEYFISAAKRVLDVMDGVKFVVAGNGDQAQHMIEMAASMGIGNKVLFTGFLRGKDIPKVFAMADLYVMPSVSEPFGIAPLEALGHRVPVLISRTSGVSEILTNALKCNFWDIDDMANKIVAVLRHPPLQRTLRDSGFFEVRGITWDGAAAKVDAVYERAISAVH